A genomic stretch from Malus domestica chromosome 15, GDT2T_hap1 includes:
- the LOC103401611 gene encoding uncharacterized protein — protein sequence MRWFKTPSIFSSNNHNLPYYNPIRENLVNNSETPKDGVPNKLFRLLRRLMSGGKIDGGSRTEAEEKLYSWLYALAQSDKDLVFEYVRSTERGLSFTEAERRLKENGPNVPVDYSFLSWWRILWNAFFHPFNIILIVLSVISYITSDSPNGCIMLVLVFISVSLRFYQEYGSSKAAMKLSEFVRCPVKVQRCAGRVVQTELVVQIDQRDVVPGDIVIFEPGDLFPGDVRLLSTKHLVVSQSSLTGESWTTEKTADIREDSSTPLLDLRNICFMGTNVVSGGGAGLVVSTGSKTYMSTMFSNIGKKKPPNEFEDGVRKISYVLVAVMLVVVTIIVVTDYTTSHDLTESILFGVSVASALTPQMLPLIVNTSLAKGALAMAKDRCIIKSLTAIRDMGSMDILCIDKTGTLTMNRAIMVNHLDSWGLQKEKVLQFAFLNSYFKTDQKYPLDDAILAHVYTNGYKFQPSKWKKIDEIPFDFIRRRVAIIMEREAEDRSHHISDRIVVTKGALEEVMKVCSFIEDVDGETNITFSTEHYQRILNLTEEISYEGLRVIGVAIKRLGTETNYQCRDDDETFESDMVFLGLITFFDPPKDSAKQALWRLAEKGVKAKVLTGDSLALSIRVCKEVGIRTTHVVTGPELELLDQDSFHETVKRATVLARLTPTQKLRVVQSLQTVGNHTVGFLGDGVNDSLALDAANVGISVDSGVSVAKDFADIILLEKDLNVLTAGVEHGRLTFGNTMKYIKMSVIANLGSVLSILIATLCLKYEPLTPRQLLTQNFLYSVGQIAIPWDKMEEDYVNVPQKWSKKGLPMFILWNGPVCTLFDVSTLMFLWFYYKADSLDDIVFFHSAWFIEGLLMQTLIIHLIRTEKIPFIQEIASWPVLCSTVLISAIGIAIPFTPIGDVMGFVELPLSYFGFLVVLFVGYIFVGQVVKRLYIMVYKSWL from the exons ATGAGATGGTTCAAAACCCCTAGCATTTTCAGTTCAAATAATCACAACCTTCCTTACTACAACCCGATTCGCGAAAACCTCGTAAACAACTCTGAAACGCCGAAAGATGGTGTCCCCAACAAGCTCTTTCGACTACTTCGCAGGCTTATGTCTGGAG GAAAAATTGATGGGGGATCAAGGACTGAGGCAGAGGAGAAGCTCTACTCTTGGTTATACGCCTTGGCGCAGTCCGACAAGGATTTGGTTTTCGAGTATGTTCGATCCACTGAAAGGG GATTGAGCTTTACTGAAGCTGAGCGGAGATTGAAGGAAAATGGCCCGAATGTCCCTGTGGATTATTCTTTTCTGAGCTGGTGGCGTATTTTGTGGAATGCTTTCTTTCATCCTTTTAATATCATATTGATCGTCTTGTCTGTAATCTCGTACATAACCAGTGATAGCCCGAATGGATGTATCATGCTTGTTTTGGTCTTCATAAGTGTCTCCCTTCGATTCTATCAG GAATATGGCAGTTCAAAAGCGGCCATGAAACTCTCAGAATTCGTAAGGTGCCCGGTCAAAGTTCAAAGATGTGCAGGTAGAGTTGTTCAGACCGAATTAGTTGTACAAATTGATCAAAGAGATGTCGTTCCTGGCGACATTGTCATTTTCGAACCTGGAGACCTCTTTCCTGGTGATGTGAGGCTTCTGTCTACGAAACACCTTGTTGTAAG TCAGTCCTCATTAACAGGAGAGTCCTGGACAACTGAGAAAACAGCTGATATCAGAGAAGATTCGAGCACTCCATTGCTAGATTTACGGAATATTTGCTTCATG GGAACAAATGTAGTATCGGGCGGTGGAGCTGGTCTAGTGGTGTCCACCGGATCCAAGACGTACATGAGCACCATGTTTTCAAACATAGGAAAGAAGAAACCACCAAATGAATTTGAGGATGGTGTCCGCAAAATATCTTACGTTCTGGTTGCTGTTATGCTTGTAGTAGTCACCATCATAGTTGTAACTGACTACACTACATCTCATGATCTGACTGAGAGCATCCTTTTCGGAGTCTCAGTGGCAAGTGCACTCACTCCTCAAATGCTTCCTCTCATTGTTAACACAAGTCTCGCGAAAGGAGCACTTGCTATGGCCAAAGACAGATGCATAATCAAAAGCTTAACTGCGATACGGGACATGGGATCTAT GGATATCTTATGCATTGACAAGACCGGTACGCTCACCATGAACCGTGCAATAATGGTTAATCATCTGGACAGCTGGGGGTTACAGAAGGAAAAGGTTTTACAGTTTGCTTTCCTCAACTCCTATTTCAAGACCGACCAGAAGTATCCCCTTGACGATGCAATTTTGGCACATGTATATACCAATGGATACAAGTTCCAGCCTTCGAAATGGAAGAAAATAGATGAGATTCCTTTTGATTTCATAAGAAGAAGAGTAGCTATTATCATGGAGAGAGAGGCAGAAGACAGAAGCCACCACATTTCCGACAGAATTGTGGTGACAAAAGGAGCTCTGGAAGAAGTGATGAAAGTTTGTTCTTTTATAGAGGATGTTGACGGGGAAACGAATATAACTTTCTCTACAGAACACTATCAGAGGATTTTAAATCTGACAGAAGAAATTAGCTATGAGGGACTCAGAGTTATTGGGGTGGCAATAAAGAGGCTGGGAACA GAAACGAATTATCAATGCAGAGATGATGATGAAACTTTTGAATCAGACATGGTTTTCCTCGGCCTCATAACATTCTTTGACCCACCCAAGGACTCAGCAAAGCAAGCTCTGTGGCGGTTGGCTGAGAAGGGAGTGAAAGCAAAGGTCTTGACAGGTGACTCGCTCGCCCTATCAATTAGAGTATGCAAAGAAGTTGGTATCAGAACCACCCATGTAGTTACAGGGCCAGAGCTTGAGTTACTCGACCAAGATTCCTTTCATGAGACGGTTAAAAGAGCAACTGTACTAGCTCGACTCACCCCAACACAGAAACTCCGAGTTGTGCAGTCCCTGCAGACAGTTGGAAACCACACTGTTGGCTTCTTAGGAGATGGAGTCAATGACTCGCTTGCACTGGATGCAGCCAATGTTGGTATATCAGTTGATTCAGGAGTATCAGTTGCAAAAGACTTTGCTGACATTATATTACTGGAGAAGGACCTCAATGTCCTCACCGCTGGAGTTGAGCATGGTCGACTTACTTTTGGGAACACAATGAAGTACATAAAAATGTCAGTAATTGCCAATCTAGGAAGCGTTCTCTCAATTCTCATAGCAACCTTGTGTCTCAAGTATGAACCATTGACTCCACGACAGCTTCTTACGCAGAACTTCTTGTATAGTGTTGGGCAGATCGCAATCCCATGGGACAAAATGGAAGAAGATTATGTAAATGTCCCACAAAAATGGTCGAAGAAAGGCTTACCGATGTTCATTCTGTGGAATGGTCCTGTGTGTACTCTCTTTGACGTAAGCACACTTATGTTCCTTTGGTTCTATTATAAGGCTGACAGTCTGGATGACATTGTGTTCTTCCATTCTGCTTGGTTCATCGAAGGGCTTCTGATGCAGACTCTGATCATCCACTTGATCCGGACAGAGAAAATTCCATTCATTCAGGAGATTGCCTCATGGCCTGTGCTTTGTTCCACGGTTCTGATTTCCGCCATCGGAATTGCTATTCCTTTCACACCAATTGGGGATGTGATGGGATTCGTTGAGCTTCCGCTATCATACTTTGGATTTTTGGTGGTGCTTTTTGTAGGATATATTTTCGTCGGCCAGGTGGTCAAGAGACTATATATTATGGTTTACAAAAGCTGGCTTTAA